One genomic region from Halococcus qingdaonensis encodes:
- a CDS encoding ABC transporter permease, with translation MSTGSMSDRLVKGFAGSLPSPTRGVRKLVSLVGFVAVWWLFYEFGVLNFEHFVSPVTTIVEFAGALAGQPLTEGGDTIYLHAVYSGARVAVGVVAAALLAIPLGLVVGTSDRWENLLYPALEALRPIPPISWLPIAIIVFPALALGSISVPLPALFVVFIGAFFPIFTNTIEGARTIETEYGQAARSLGAGSGDVFRHVVLPATLPSIITGLSLGVGLGWITVVAAELLTGGPGLGYIIIQGSRLLQNQVVVIGMLAVGALGYATSALVEALGNWLMPWSTE, from the coding sequence ATGAGCACCGGCTCGATGAGCGATCGGCTCGTCAAGGGGTTCGCCGGGAGCCTGCCGTCGCCGACGCGCGGCGTTCGCAAGCTCGTCTCGCTGGTCGGTTTCGTCGCGGTCTGGTGGCTGTTCTACGAGTTCGGCGTGCTCAACTTCGAGCACTTCGTCAGCCCCGTGACGACGATCGTCGAGTTCGCCGGCGCGCTCGCCGGCCAGCCGCTGACCGAGGGTGGCGACACGATCTATCTCCACGCCGTCTACTCGGGCGCGCGGGTCGCGGTCGGCGTCGTCGCGGCGGCGCTGCTGGCCATCCCGCTCGGGCTCGTCGTCGGGACGAGCGATCGCTGGGAGAACCTGCTCTATCCGGCGCTCGAAGCGCTGCGTCCGATCCCGCCCATCTCGTGGCTGCCGATCGCCATCATCGTCTTTCCGGCGCTCGCGCTCGGATCGATCTCGGTACCGCTGCCCGCGCTGTTCGTCGTGTTCATCGGGGCGTTCTTCCCAATTTTCACGAACACGATCGAGGGCGCACGCACCATCGAGACGGAGTACGGCCAGGCCGCCCGCTCGCTCGGGGCCGGTTCGGGCGACGTCTTCCGACACGTCGTGCTGCCGGCGACGCTCCCCTCGATCATCACCGGACTGTCGCTCGGCGTCGGCCTCGGCTGGATCACGGTCGTCGCCGCCGAACTACTCACCGGCGGCCCCGGACTTGGCTACATCATCATCCAGGGGTCGCGACTGCTACAGAACCAGGTCGTCGTCATCGGCATGCTCGCCGTCGGCGCGCTCGGCTACGCCACCTCGGCGCTCGTCGAGGCGCTCGGCAACTGGCTGATGCCCTGGTCGACGGAGTAA
- a CDS encoding ABC transporter ATP-binding protein, whose translation MSEPNTDTTTRSDTDEQSAEQRRSWTESSGSGTVNIQDLRKVYGDDGDELVAVDGMDLHIEAEEFVTVLGPSGCGKSTVMECIAGYLDPTEGEVLVNDEPVEGPDPSRGVVFQENRLFPWKTISENVRFGPQMRDDVDESRVASLFNQMGLSGFEDAYPHELSGGMQQRAELARLLANDPDIMLMDEPFSGLDAMTKELMQEKLLDVWEDDDRTVLFITHDVEEAILLADRVVVMTARPGQVKDVIDVDLERPRSTDMVTTDRFNELQRRASESIHDEAERAMEQAEGRA comes from the coding sequence ATGAGTGAACCCAACACAGACACCACGACGCGTTCCGACACCGACGAACAGTCCGCCGAACAGCGCCGCTCGTGGACCGAATCGAGCGGCTCCGGTACAGTCAACATCCAGGACCTGCGGAAGGTCTACGGCGACGACGGGGACGAACTGGTCGCCGTCGACGGGATGGACCTCCACATCGAGGCCGAGGAGTTCGTCACCGTGCTCGGTCCTTCGGGCTGTGGGAAGTCCACCGTGATGGAGTGCATCGCGGGCTATCTCGACCCCACCGAGGGCGAGGTGCTGGTCAACGACGAACCGGTCGAGGGACCTGATCCCTCGCGGGGCGTCGTCTTTCAAGAAAACCGGCTGTTCCCCTGGAAGACGATCAGCGAAAACGTCCGTTTCGGCCCGCAGATGCGCGACGATGTCGACGAGAGCCGCGTCGCGTCGCTGTTCAACCAGATGGGACTCTCCGGCTTCGAGGACGCGTATCCGCACGAGCTCTCCGGCGGGATGCAACAGCGCGCCGAGCTCGCCAGACTGCTCGCGAACGATCCGGACATCATGCTGATGGACGAGCCGTTCAGCGGGCTCGACGCGATGACCAAGGAGCTGATGCAGGAGAAACTGCTCGACGTCTGGGAAGACGACGACAGGACCGTGCTCTTCATCACCCACGACGTCGAGGAGGCCATCCTGCTCGCCGATCGCGTCGTCGTGATGACCGCCCGCCCGGGCCAGGTGAAGGACGTCATCGACGTCGATCTCGAACGGCCGCGGAGCACCGACATGGTCACGACCGACCGGTTCAACGAACTCCAGCGCCGCGCCAGCGAGAGCATCCACGACGAGGCCGAGCGTGCGATGGAGCAGGCGGAGGGGCGCGCCTGA
- a CDS encoding ABC transporter substrate-binding protein, with product MNRHQQRRRPEASTTSSRRRFLGAAAIGTTGLLAGCLGSASGTTTTLTMGYQPFSAHAWEALVMKHSDIPNKYLPDGYSLEWQSALQGAVIGNRISVGKNQAGWMGDMPALTTIAQTETPASLVGLANWSHGQQCNLLIVPKDSNIEQTSDIAGKSVGVTKGSCTHRYLLRLLEAEGIGTGEVEMVDTGISTILANLREGRIAAGLGWEPSIAKSVFEDDLTRYVSTGAEYDIIDAGGLPMTDDLINNHREAAKAILKAELEATRVFERDRERTLDLVEQEQDLRYFDRSTLRWGAYRDPPIGEDVQRLKFATDYERAKEPGKLMKETGPKFLTRQGALESPPPADRYKPEILDEAAAELGDSVGWEPRSADGAGNGSGGNGSAANGSAGNGSGGGR from the coding sequence ATGAATCGGCACCAACAGCGACGACGACCAGAGGCATCGACGACCAGCTCTCGGCGGCGGTTCCTCGGGGCGGCGGCCATCGGCACCACCGGGCTGCTGGCCGGCTGTCTCGGCTCGGCCAGCGGCACCACGACGACGCTGACGATGGGCTATCAGCCGTTCTCGGCGCACGCCTGGGAGGCGCTGGTGATGAAACACAGCGACATCCCCAACAAGTACCTTCCGGACGGCTACTCCCTGGAATGGCAGTCGGCACTCCAGGGAGCGGTCATCGGCAACCGGATCAGTGTCGGCAAGAACCAGGCCGGCTGGATGGGCGACATGCCGGCGCTGACGACGATCGCCCAGACCGAAACCCCCGCGAGTCTCGTCGGACTGGCAAACTGGTCGCACGGCCAGCAGTGCAACCTCCTCATCGTGCCGAAGGATTCGAACATCGAGCAGACCTCCGACATCGCCGGCAAGTCCGTCGGCGTCACCAAGGGGTCGTGCACGCACCGCTATCTCCTCCGGCTGCTCGAAGCCGAGGGGATCGGCACGGGCGAGGTCGAGATGGTCGATACGGGGATCTCGACCATCCTCGCGAACCTCCGGGAGGGCCGCATCGCGGCGGGGCTCGGCTGGGAGCCATCGATCGCGAAGTCGGTCTTCGAGGACGACCTCACCAGGTACGTCTCGACCGGCGCGGAGTACGACATCATCGACGCCGGCGGCCTTCCGATGACCGACGATCTGATCAACAACCACCGCGAGGCGGCGAAGGCGATCCTGAAGGCCGAACTCGAAGCGACGCGCGTCTTCGAGCGCGACCGCGAGCGAACGCTCGATCTGGTCGAACAGGAACAGGACCTGCGCTACTTCGACCGCTCGACGCTGCGCTGGGGTGCATACCGCGATCCGCCGATCGGCGAGGACGTCCAGCGACTCAAGTTCGCGACCGACTACGAGCGAGCCAAAGAGCCGGGCAAGCTGATGAAGGAGACCGGACCGAAGTTCCTCACACGCCAGGGCGCGCTCGAATCGCCGCCGCCGGCTGACCGCTACAAACCCGAGATCCTCGACGAGGCGGCGGCCGAACTCGGCGACAGCGTCGGGTGGGAACCGCGCTCGGCCGACGGCGCGGGCAACGGCTCCGGCGGCAACGGTTCGGCGGCGAACGGCTCGGCCGGCAACGGCTCGGGAGGCGGACGATGA
- a CDS encoding DUF2298 domain-containing protein: protein MEYGLVALWWLTYVGLALFGLPVAARLCSSLPGRGAGFSFAISLAIMTLVAFWVGFLSLGWVALFAGLVALAICAVLAAQSGVEIDRRATVEAVAVFTLVYLFVIALRSVEPGITPGGEKFLDFGLVASLYRAGSLPLEDFWFAGESMIYYYGGHFVVTLLARLTDTVPWTAFNLAMAGLFGSLGAGAYELAGAVAVGRRARRTIRSYSSRTRRTAGATAVFFTIFASNPSTAVRLLIKRLPASIGERAADAFAAAHSKLPDYQVLRPIPSDYQYKVAGRIIPETYDPFPLFGAVRGDIRPYFTSTPFLLCVVGLCYAYYRTPAASVRRRRAIVFGAVPIVGGFMALVNTWSLAIVLGMTWLTLTFAPTDLRSLVPTRLATRIDRIVGDPPTSRPRGALVRTGGAAGLSAVVGVIGVLAALPFFLGPVQAGPSTSLMVLDAAARSSIGSLLLVHGAFLAIFLTLLLARSRRRWSSTVAVAGGLGFVALVAFVPSALAPIALFAVPLVLCWYLLATDRIGFVGVLVVAGFGLLVLPELGFLAEGGDGRFNTVVKTYMPTWILWASAAGVVLPRLVRGRGPWNWTRRQQVASALAAVLVLSTAAFGGVAVQRHFADPNVEEPTLDGLAAAEENVPGQVAAIRWLDDRSGRPTIVSAPSRYVYRWSASPAASLTGVPTVVGVSHEAQYRGRQTYLDRVYAVNTIYLGSAERRAALLERYDVRYVYVGPTERDRYGDIRPFSELQGVSVAFQEDNVTIYAVDQERLEAPPEET from the coding sequence ATGGAGTACGGTCTCGTCGCGCTGTGGTGGCTGACGTACGTCGGTCTCGCGCTGTTCGGCCTGCCGGTGGCCGCACGGCTGTGCTCGTCGCTACCGGGCCGCGGTGCGGGCTTTTCGTTCGCCATCTCGCTGGCGATCATGACCCTCGTCGCCTTCTGGGTCGGTTTCCTCTCGCTCGGCTGGGTCGCCCTGTTCGCGGGACTCGTCGCGCTCGCGATCTGTGCGGTGCTCGCGGCCCAGTCGGGCGTCGAGATCGATCGCCGGGCGACCGTCGAGGCGGTAGCGGTGTTCACGCTCGTCTACCTGTTCGTCATCGCGCTGCGATCGGTCGAGCCGGGCATCACGCCGGGCGGCGAGAAGTTCCTCGATTTCGGGCTCGTGGCGTCGCTGTACCGTGCCGGGAGCCTCCCGCTCGAGGACTTCTGGTTCGCCGGCGAGTCGATGATCTACTACTACGGCGGCCACTTCGTCGTCACGCTGCTGGCCCGTCTGACCGATACGGTCCCGTGGACGGCGTTCAACCTCGCGATGGCGGGACTGTTCGGCTCGCTCGGGGCCGGTGCGTACGAGCTCGCCGGCGCGGTCGCGGTCGGGCGACGCGCCCGCCGAACGATTCGCTCGTACAGCAGTCGAACACGCCGGACCGCCGGCGCAACGGCGGTCTTCTTCACGATATTCGCGAGCAACCCCTCGACGGCGGTGCGCCTCCTCATCAAGCGACTGCCGGCGTCGATCGGCGAGAGAGCCGCCGACGCGTTCGCGGCGGCACACTCCAAGCTGCCGGACTATCAGGTGCTCCGGCCGATCCCGTCGGACTACCAATACAAGGTCGCCGGGCGCATCATCCCCGAAACGTACGACCCGTTCCCGCTGTTCGGCGCGGTCCGGGGCGACATCCGCCCGTACTTCACGAGCACGCCGTTCCTGCTCTGCGTGGTCGGGCTGTGTTACGCCTACTACCGCACGCCCGCCGCGTCGGTCCGTCGACGGCGCGCGATCGTCTTCGGTGCCGTGCCGATCGTCGGGGGGTTTATGGCACTCGTCAACACCTGGAGCCTGGCCATCGTCCTCGGGATGACGTGGCTGACGCTGACGTTCGCCCCCACCGACCTTCGCTCGCTCGTTCCGACCCGGCTCGCCACCCGCATCGACCGCATCGTGGGCGATCCACCGACCAGCAGGCCGCGAGGGGCGCTCGTGCGGACGGGCGGCGCGGCCGGACTCTCGGCGGTCGTGGGCGTGATCGGCGTTCTCGCCGCGCTTCCCTTCTTCCTCGGACCGGTGCAGGCCGGACCGAGCACGTCGCTGATGGTCCTCGACGCCGCCGCGCGCAGTTCGATCGGTTCGCTGCTGCTCGTCCACGGCGCGTTCCTCGCGATCTTCCTCACTCTCCTGCTCGCCCGCAGTCGCCGGCGCTGGTCGTCGACCGTCGCCGTCGCTGGCGGGCTGGGGTTCGTCGCCCTCGTCGCGTTCGTCCCGAGCGCACTCGCGCCGATCGCGCTGTTCGCGGTGCCGCTCGTGCTCTGCTGGTATCTCCTCGCGACCGATCGCATCGGCTTCGTGGGCGTCCTCGTCGTCGCCGGGTTCGGACTGCTCGTGCTGCCCGAACTCGGCTTTCTCGCCGAGGGCGGCGACGGACGGTTCAACACCGTCGTGAAGACGTACATGCCGACGTGGATCCTCTGGGCGAGCGCCGCCGGCGTCGTCCTCCCACGACTCGTCCGCGGTCGCGGGCCGTGGAACTGGACGCGCCGCCAGCAGGTCGCCAGCGCTCTCGCCGCCGTGCTCGTGCTCTCGACGGCCGCGTTCGGCGGCGTCGCCGTCCAGCGCCATTTCGCCGATCCGAACGTCGAGGAGCCGACGCTCGATGGGCTGGCCGCCGCCGAGGAGAACGTTCCGGGCCAGGTCGCGGCGATCCGCTGGCTCGACGACCGCTCCGGCCGGCCGACGATCGTCTCGGCACCCAGCCGCTACGTCTATCGCTGGAGTGCGAGCCCGGCCGCCAGCCTCACGGGCGTCCCGACGGTCGTCGGCGTCTCTCACGAGGCGCAGTATCGCGGCCGGCAGACGTATCTCGATCGGGTGTACGCCGTCAACACCATCTATCTCGGCTCGGCCGAGCGCCGTGCCGCGCTGCTCGAACGATACGACGTGAGATACGTCTACGTGGGGCCGACAGAGCGCGATCGATACGGCGACATCCGCCCGTTCTCCGAGCTACAGGGCGTCTCGGTGGCGTTCCAGGAGGACAACGTGACGATCTACGCGGTCGATCAGGAGCGGTTGGAAGCGCCCCCGGAGGAGACGTGA
- a CDS encoding class I SAM-dependent methyltransferase has product MSDGRASKEGTETDGASEAQSFYGRWARLYDTIATFPGIGSWRERAVESLELSPGDTVVEMGCGTGANLPYLREAVGPSGTVVGVDFTRGMLDRARRHVAAAGWTNVHLVRGDATAPPIERADAVLASFVVGMLADPAAVVEDWLALVRSGGRVALLDATRSTRTSAKPLDAAFRFFVAASAPPTRQLRYATPPWKPLDERVTAARQPLEEHTEEYDSTEFALGFVRLASGYVP; this is encoded by the coding sequence ATGAGCGATGGACGCGCCAGCAAGGAGGGAACGGAAACGGATGGCGCGAGCGAAGCACAGAGCTTCTACGGCCGCTGGGCGCGCCTCTACGACACCATCGCTACCTTTCCAGGAATCGGGTCGTGGCGCGAACGTGCCGTCGAGAGTTTAGAACTCTCGCCCGGCGACACGGTCGTCGAGATGGGCTGTGGGACGGGCGCGAACCTCCCGTATCTGCGCGAGGCGGTCGGGCCGTCGGGCACGGTCGTCGGCGTCGACTTCACGCGCGGGATGCTCGATCGTGCGCGCCGACACGTCGCGGCCGCCGGCTGGACGAACGTCCATCTCGTCCGCGGCGACGCCACCGCACCGCCGATCGAACGCGCCGACGCGGTGCTCGCGAGCTTCGTCGTCGGCATGCTCGCCGATCCGGCCGCAGTCGTCGAGGACTGGCTCGCGCTCGTGCGCTCGGGTGGGCGCGTCGCGCTGCTTGACGCCACGCGCAGTACCCGGACGAGCGCGAAACCGCTCGACGCCGCCTTTCGGTTTTTCGTCGCCGCGAGCGCGCCGCCGACCCGACAGTTGCGCTATGCGACGCCGCCGTGGAAACCGCTCGACGAGCGCGTCACTGCTGCTCGCCAGCCGCTCGAAGAGCATACTGAAGAGTACGACAGTACGGAGTTCGCGCTCGGCTTCGTCCGTCTGGCGAGTGGGTACGTTCCCTGA
- a CDS encoding ABC transporter permease, which produces MAYVQRLEQSASLLAVLAIWAVATMLVGAVPSLPSPVEVAVAFVDAAASSSFWQEVGRSTFRVYLSFAIATVVAIPLGLLIGRSEIVSDLTFPALEVLRPIPPIAWYPALTIILLTPANIVRFIIFLAAFFPILLNTIEGVRGVEEEYPQAARSLGATPLQTMRHVVLPGALPSIYTGLVNAMGLAWVSLVAAELLSSSGLGYFIWNAFTAGEYPNIVVGMIAVGVLGYGSSALLRRLGARAIPWLSAANA; this is translated from the coding sequence ATGGCGTACGTCCAACGACTCGAACAGTCGGCGTCGCTGCTGGCGGTGCTCGCCATCTGGGCAGTCGCGACGATGCTCGTCGGGGCGGTCCCGAGCCTTCCCTCACCGGTCGAGGTGGCGGTCGCGTTCGTCGACGCGGCCGCGAGCAGTTCCTTCTGGCAGGAGGTCGGCCGGAGCACGTTCCGTGTGTATCTTTCCTTCGCCATCGCGACGGTCGTCGCGATCCCGCTCGGGCTGCTCATCGGCCGGAGCGAGATCGTCTCCGATCTGACCTTCCCGGCGCTCGAAGTGCTCCGACCGATCCCGCCGATCGCCTGGTATCCCGCGCTGACGATCATCCTGCTGACGCCCGCGAACATCGTCCGGTTCATCATCTTCCTGGCGGCGTTCTTCCCGATCCTGCTCAACACCATCGAGGGCGTTCGCGGCGTTGAGGAGGAGTATCCGCAGGCGGCGCGCTCGCTCGGAGCCACCCCATTGCAGACGATGAGACACGTGGTGTTGCCCGGCGCGCTTCCGTCGATCTACACCGGACTCGTCAACGCGATGGGGCTCGCGTGGGTGAGCCTCGTCGCCGCCGAACTGCTGTCGAGCAGCGGGCTCGGCTACTTCATCTGGAACGCCTTCACCGCCGGCGAGTATCCGAACATCGTCGTCGGGATGATCGCGGTCGGCGTGCTGGGTTACGGCTCCTCGGCACTGCTCCGTCGCCTCGGCGCGCGTGCCATCCCGTGGCTGTCGGCTGCCAACGCCTGA
- a CDS encoding VanZ family protein, protein MRSPSIPLVDRRVRYALVVLVAGVVLVASVVEASGTPSVGPLGLVGMDKWSHALAYAGVTATLAYASIENGHARLALAVGLAVAFGIGIEIVQWPIAYRTASVADALADAIGACLLALGWRSLARYVRFGPIDESGTVR, encoded by the coding sequence ATGAGATCGCCGTCCATCCCGCTCGTCGATCGCCGGGTTCGCTACGCACTCGTCGTGCTGGTCGCCGGCGTCGTCCTTGTCGCCTCGGTCGTCGAGGCGAGCGGAACGCCGAGCGTCGGACCGCTCGGGCTCGTCGGGATGGACAAGTGGTCGCACGCGCTCGCCTATGCAGGAGTGACCGCGACGCTCGCGTACGCCTCGATCGAGAACGGTCACGCCCGGCTGGCGCTCGCGGTCGGGCTGGCTGTCGCCTTCGGCATCGGTATCGAGATCGTCCAGTGGCCGATCGCCTACCGGACCGCGAGCGTCGCCGACGCGCTCGCCGATGCGATCGGGGCCTGCCTGCTCGCGCTCGGCTGGCGGTCGCTCGCGCGATACGTGCGATTCGGCCCGATCGACGAGTCGGGAACCGTGCGCTGA